From a single Sporosarcina oncorhynchi genomic region:
- the yidC gene encoding membrane protein insertase YidC: MKKKGALLLMLSVFTVFLAGCSEFKSPIYSTSEGFWNQYIVWPIVSLISTFKELLGTYGLGIIAVTIIIRLILLPLMIKQAQSSKRMQEMQPLLNGLKEKYKSKDAVTQQKYREEMQKLMSEQKINPAAGCLPVIIQMPIVIGLYHAISRMNATPEITIGNFLWFELAAPSITLAIVAGLMQFAVLRTGPAMDNPQMKMMMYIMPFMIMFMGMILPGALALYWVVGNIISMIQNIFIYKPFKKKEVVPVKVGGKKK; the protein is encoded by the coding sequence TTGAAGAAAAAAGGCGCGTTATTGCTGATGTTGTCTGTATTCACCGTATTCCTGGCAGGATGTTCAGAGTTTAAATCTCCGATCTATTCAACCAGCGAAGGATTCTGGAACCAATACATCGTATGGCCGATCGTTTCATTGATCAGCACATTCAAGGAATTACTTGGAACATACGGATTAGGAATTATTGCTGTTACAATTATCATCCGTTTGATCTTACTTCCATTAATGATCAAACAAGCGCAAAGTTCTAAACGGATGCAGGAAATGCAACCGCTGCTTAACGGATTAAAAGAGAAATACAAATCGAAAGATGCTGTAACGCAACAGAAGTACCGTGAAGAAATGCAGAAATTGATGTCAGAACAGAAAATCAATCCTGCAGCAGGCTGTTTGCCGGTCATCATCCAGATGCCAATTGTTATTGGTCTTTATCACGCAATTAGTCGGATGAATGCCACGCCTGAAATTACTATCGGAAACTTTCTTTGGTTTGAACTTGCTGCACCAAGCATTACGCTAGCAATCGTTGCAGGACTAATGCAGTTTGCTGTATTACGGACAGGTCCAGCAATGGACAACCCGCAGATGAAAATGATGATGTACATCATGCCTTTCATGATTATGTTCATGGGTATGATTCTACCTGGGGCACTTGCGCTATATTGGGTTGTCGGTAATATCATTTCAATGATCCAGAATATCTTCATTTACAAACCATTCAAGAAAAAAGAAGTGGTACCTGTAAAAGTAGGAGGGAAAAAGAAATGA
- the rnpA gene encoding ribonuclease P protein component encodes MKKGQRIKKNEDFQTVFKNGKSVANRQFVIYSYKKEEQQEFRIGLSVGKKLGNAVTRNRIKRYIRQAFMEMREELKNDQDYVIIARHQATTMDFHETKKSLQHVLRIAKAFKPYKQVK; translated from the coding sequence TTGAAAAAAGGTCAACGGATTAAAAAGAACGAAGATTTTCAAACCGTATTCAAAAATGGGAAGTCCGTTGCGAATCGACAATTCGTCATCTATTCCTATAAGAAGGAAGAGCAGCAGGAGTTCAGGATCGGCTTGTCTGTCGGCAAGAAATTAGGAAATGCTGTTACACGTAATCGCATTAAACGGTATATTCGTCAAGCCTTTATGGAAATGCGAGAAGAGCTTAAAAATGATCAGGACTATGTTATTATCGCCCGGCATCAGGCGACCACAATGGATTTCCACGAAACAAAGAAAAGTTTGCAACACGTACTTCGGATTGCGAAAGCATTCAAACCATATAAACAAGTGAAATGA
- the rpmH gene encoding 50S ribosomal protein L34, whose amino-acid sequence MKRTFQPNKRKRSKVHGFRARMSSKSGRNILAARRRKGRKVLSA is encoded by the coding sequence ATGAAACGTACATTCCAACCAAATAAACGTAAACGTAGTAAAGTTCACGGCTTCCGTGCTAGAATGAGTTCGAAAAGCGGTCGTAATATTCTCGCTGCTCGTCGTCGTAAAGGAAGAAAAGTGCTTTCAGCATAA